A window from Leifsonia shinshuensis encodes these proteins:
- a CDS encoding tyrosine-type recombinase/integrase, which produces MADQIAGKGRDDLVVSDADGQHLRRTRVSTGSRSWFRTALRAAELEPMALHDLRHTAASLAISSGANVKAVQRMLGHASAAMTLDLYADLFDDDLDDVAMRLHAAVSASDLGKAWGSQDIGE; this is translated from the coding sequence ATGGCCGATCAGATCGCGGGAAAGGGCCGAGACGACCTGGTGGTCAGCGACGCGGACGGGCAACACCTTCGACGGACGCGAGTCAGCACCGGCTCACGCAGCTGGTTCAGGACTGCGCTCAGAGCGGCGGAGCTCGAGCCGATGGCCCTCCACGACCTCAGACACACGGCTGCCTCGTTGGCCATAAGCTCGGGCGCCAACGTAAAAGCGGTCCAGCGAATGCTCGGACACGCGTCAGCTGCAATGACCCTCGATCTGTACGCCGACCTCTTCGACGACGACCTCGACGACGTCGCTATGCGCCTCCACGCCGCGGTCTCTGCGTCCGACCTGGGCAAAGCGTGGGGAAGCCAGGACATCGGCGAATGA